In one window of Reinekea forsetii DNA:
- a CDS encoding cob(I)yrinic acid a,c-diamide adenosyltransferase — protein sequence MGYRLTKIYTKTGDNGTTGLGINERIAKDSLRIQAIGDIDELNSTLGFFIESVAPTSTHRDELRQIQHDLFDLGGELAMPDYSLLDGAIIDQLEALIDRDNAELPPLTNFILPGGNEAAARCHMARALCRRVERTVVTFNRAEDKPHTLAQTYLNRLSDYLFVLARLLVQEQGDAEVLWQSRHRRDPK from the coding sequence TTGGGTTACCGACTGACAAAGATCTACACCAAAACCGGCGACAACGGCACGACCGGCTTGGGCATCAATGAACGCATCGCCAAGGACAGCCTAAGGATTCAGGCCATTGGCGATATAGACGAGCTCAACAGCACCCTGGGTTTCTTTATTGAGAGTGTGGCGCCGACCTCCACGCATCGTGACGAACTGCGCCAAATTCAACACGACCTGTTCGACCTAGGCGGCGAGTTGGCCATGCCCGACTACAGCCTGCTCGACGGTGCCATTATCGACCAGCTGGAAGCCTTAATCGACCGCGATAACGCCGAGCTGCCACCGCTGACTAACTTTATCTTACCCGGCGGTAACGAAGCGGCCGCGCGCTGCCATATGGCACGGGCCCTATGCCGACGGGTGGAACGCACCGTGGTGACCTTCAACCGCGCCGAGGACAAGCCCCATACCCTGGCGCAAACCTACCTCAACCGCTTATCGGACTATCTCTTTGTCTTGGCACGCCTATTGGTGCAAGAGCAAGGCGATGCTGAAGTATTGTGGCAGTCGCGCCACCGCAGAGACCCCAAATAG